A genome region from Dehalobacter sp. 12DCB1 includes the following:
- a CDS encoding ParB/RepB/Spo0J family partition protein: MRSSIKLTSVDELFTTEENRADSQREKVLDISLSEISDFPSHPFKVKADEAMLEMADSVTQYGVLVPGLVRPKPDGGYEMVAGHRRKKASELAGKKTMPCIVRELDDDEATIIMVDSNLQRESILPSEKAFAYRMKLEAMKRQGQRTDLTSRPVVEKSVSADILGENTGESGRQIQRYIRLTELIPSILQMVDDNQVAFRPAVELSYLSENEQQDLYNTIQSEDCTPSLSQAQRLKKFSQDGRLNIDVIYSILSEEKPNQKERFHIQRDRIDRYFPKNFTEKQKEELVVQLLESWFKKRHREQQER, from the coding sequence GTGCGAAGCAGCATCAAGCTGACCTCAGTAGATGAATTATTTACCACGGAGGAAAACCGTGCAGATAGTCAGCGGGAAAAGGTTCTGGATATTTCTCTGTCGGAAATCAGTGATTTTCCAAGCCATCCTTTTAAAGTAAAAGCGGATGAAGCTATGCTGGAAATGGCAGACAGCGTAACGCAGTACGGCGTTTTAGTTCCCGGTCTTGTGCGCCCCAAACCGGACGGCGGCTATGAAATGGTAGCCGGTCACCGCCGCAAAAAAGCAAGCGAACTTGCGGGCAAGAAAACAATGCCTTGTATTGTCCGCGAATTGGACGACGATGAAGCCACAATTATTATGGTTGACAGCAACTTGCAACGGGAGAGCATTTTGCCAAGTGAAAAAGCTTTTGCCTACAGAATGAAGTTGGAAGCCATGAAACGACAGGGACAAAGAACAGATTTAACTTCTCGACCAGTGGTCGAGAAGTCTGTAAGTGCAGATATACTAGGTGAAAACACAGGAGAAAGTGGGAGACAAATACAAAGGTATATTCGACTCACAGAACTTATTCCTTCTATATTGCAAATGGTTGATGATAATCAGGTTGCTTTTCGTCCCGCTGTGGAGCTTTCCTACCTGTCCGAAAATGAACAGCAGGACCTTTACAATACCATACAGTCGGAGGACTGCACCCCTTCCCTGTCACAAGCACAGCGGCTGAAGAAGTTCAGCCAGGATGGCAGACTTAACATTGACGTTATCTATTCCATTCTATCGGAAGAAAAGCCCAATCAAAAAGAAAGATTCCATATTCAGCGTGACCGTATCGACCGCTATTTTCCTAAAAACTTTACCGAAAAACAAAAGGAGGAGTTAGTTGTCCAGCTTCTGGAAAGCTGGTTCAAGAAGCGCCATCGGGAGCAGCAGGAACGATGA
- a CDS encoding AAA family ATPase: MSKVIALANQKGGTGKTTTAVNLGIGLARQGKKVLLVDSDAQGNLTDSLGYQEPDNLPVSLASVLTKIMTEEPYEPDEGILHHAEGVDLMPGNIELSAIEVSLVNTMSRETILRTYINTVKDRYDYVLIDCMPSLGMMTINALAAADSVIIPVQAHYLPAKGMTQLLQTIARVRRQINPRLTIDGVLLTMMDNRTNFAKDISFVLRRDYGDKLRVFQTEIPLSIRAAETSAQGKSIYAFDPHGIAARAYQAFTKEVQDIDEKRRAKQHQADLSR, encoded by the coding sequence GTGTCAAAAGTAATTGCCTTGGCCAATCAAAAAGGTGGCACTGGAAAAACGACGACAGCAGTCAATCTGGGCATCGGACTTGCCAGGCAAGGAAAAAAAGTATTACTGGTGGACTCGGACGCACAGGGCAATCTGACGGATTCTTTAGGCTATCAAGAGCCAGACAATCTTCCTGTTTCATTGGCCAGCGTCCTAACCAAAATCATGACGGAGGAACCGTATGAACCTGATGAGGGTATCCTTCACCATGCAGAAGGCGTAGACCTGATGCCGGGAAACATTGAACTGTCTGCTATTGAGGTGTCGCTGGTCAACACCATGAGCCGGGAAACGATACTCCGCACATATATCAACACGGTCAAAGACAGGTATGATTATGTGCTAATAGATTGCATGCCCTCTCTTGGCATGATGACTATCAACGCCCTTGCAGCCGCAGACAGCGTAATCATTCCCGTCCAGGCCCACTATTTGCCCGCTAAAGGAATGACACAGCTTTTACAGACCATTGCCAGGGTGAGAAGGCAAATCAATCCCAGGCTTACCATTGACGGTGTGTTGCTAACAATGATGGATAACCGCACCAATTTCGCAAAGGATATTTCCTTTGTCCTGCGGCGGGACTACGGCGACAAACTGCGAGTCTTTCAAACAGAAATTCCCCTGTCCATCCGGGCGGCTGAAACAAGCGCGCAGGGAAAAAGCATTTATGCGTTCGATCCGCACGGAATAGCTGCCAGAGCCTATCAAGCCTTTACGAAGGAGGTGCAGGACATTGACGAAAAACGACGTGCGAAGCAGCATCAAGCTGACCTCAGTAGATGA